The Phaseolus vulgaris cultivar G19833 chromosome 5, P. vulgaris v2.0, whole genome shotgun sequence genomic interval ACTAGTAAACTTAGTTAGGTCACCAGTCATATGCTTTGAACATCCACTGTCCAAATACCATTGGTTTCTCTTGCTGCTTTTCTGCaaagcaaaacaaaaataatacacaTGGTACCCTTTTTAGTCTATGGTCCAGCAgtgattaatacctttcctttgAAAGCTATTTGGCCAATCTTTTAGGAACAAGGTATTTTCTAACAATGTATGTTCTCAaagtatgaccagatttcatacaataaaaacaagtAACAGGATATACCTTTTTACCACtgctaaaagaggaaaaacttgtttttgaaggaacaaagaaacttgaCAACTTTTTAACATTGTTTTTCTTTCCAGGATTATAACCAATTCCATTTTTGTTGAAAACAGCATTTTGTGACCCTAAAAGAGTCTCAAGATTAtctcttcccttagtgaaattagataaagttttcagcaaatactcaacttgtttttccagctttttacaattttcacaagtcTTTATAAaagcatgcaaacatgtcaattcaagacttACAAGATCAGTTTTAGCTTTATGTAGTTCCTCCTCAAGAGATTTTACCTaaggtgcaagaacattatttgcATTTTGCAATTTAGTACATATAACAGCCAGCCTATTTCCCTCATCATGAATTTCTTTGAAGGCAACTAGCAATTGATCATAATTGTCAAATTCCATAGAGAAATCATTAACCGAATCAGATATTGAACCTCACCATTCATCATGAAACATAGGTTTGTTTCTTCACTTTCTGTTGAGGAGCTGCTTGTTGAAGACACTTCATTCTCTTCCCAAGAGATATAGGCTCTTCTCCCCTTACTTCTTTCAACCTTCTTGCTGGctggtttttcttttgtttgattgtttggacaatccatCTTTATGTGACCTGTtttaccacaaccaaagcaagtgtaGTTAGAAGAAGTAGATTCATTCGGTTTAGGATACCTCCTTTTTTGTTGAGTCATGTCTCTGCCtttcttctttagaaatctGCTGAACTTTCTTGTAAGTAGACTTAATGTTTCATCATGTTCAACATTCTTTGGTTCCTCACTGTTATCATTCTGTATACTTGTTTTCAATGCAAGTCCTTTAGTTTTTCTCTCCATTGTCTCTTGCTCTTTAAGCCTtttgagctctagctcatgctccattaattttctaaacagtgcagcagtggacagcTTTGACAGATCTCTGCTTTGTGATATAGCAGACACTTTGGGTTGCTAgctcctatcaagacacttCAACACCTTTATATTGAGATCTTCTTTGTCAAACACCTTTCCCAGTCCAGTAAGATGATTTACAATGTGGGTAAACCTCTTTTGTACATCAGCAATGTTTTCTTCAGGTTGCATCCTGAAAAGTTCATATTCTTGAATGAGTGAGTGTTTTCTTGATCTCTTCACATCATCCGTGCCTTCATGAGTAACTTTCAaaacttcccacatctccttatcCGAATTGCACTGAGATATTTTGAAGAATTCATTCATTGTCAATGCAGAAGTTATAATGTTCTTAGCTACTagatcatattgagcctttttcttttcactctcattccattcagatcttggTTTCGCCagtgtttcatctttgacaacctgcattggcacaaaAGGTCCATGGACCACAACCTCCCAAATACACgagtcaatagattccatgaaaattttcattcttattTTCCATAATGCATAATTTATCCCACTAAACGTAGGGGATCTATTAATAGACgaaccctcagcaaaaagcactttaaactcaaACATATTGCACACAAACCTGAGAAAAATACAAGTTCTacctcttgataccaattgttgggttcaatagtgacaaagttcaagagggggggtgaattgagtttttaaaattctCACACAGATTCAGTGTTTTTACAAAACAGAGGAAAAGAATCGATTTATTTtggaaagaacaaatttatttttctgcttACTTCATCAAGACAGTATTCCAGTTATCTGATTTTAAGGTATTAAGTGATTGTAACAGAGAGCAAAGAATCACCTTGATAtgcaaagatgaaaaacagaTAGTTGAATCCAAAGACAATTTATGAATGTCAAACCACACAACACCTTTGAATGATTCGTGCTAATTGATATGCTTGGTTTTTGCAAACATTGGGCTTCAATTATATTCAAATTAGTTACTCATATTTCAACAAGTTATTCAGATTGATTtatcagaaatcaagaacagtatgaacagacccagaaagaacagattcaattttaaTTGAACAGGTTTATTTTCAGACAGATCAGCATGCGCAATAGTAATTGAGTGTAGAGATTAAGAGAGATTGAACACCACAAGactatactggttcactcaaatgagttacatccagtctcaccttttccaaggtgaaatccactaaaaacagaaCACACCAATTACAAAACCTAATGTTCTTGAACTCTACAAGAACAAGGCACGCCtagctgaaaaaccctatttcaacacacccaactcttcaagaaaccctatcaataAGAGTCTTACAACCACGATTATAAAGGAAAGAATGATGACTAGAGTTATAAAAGTAAGATGGTGTGAATGGCTCGTAGCAAATTGAGACCCGAACTTGGTATTCAACATCTCGAAATAATTTATTCAATGAGGGGTAATCGGGTGAACTAACTCAATTTCATCCCTTTCAATGAGGTTGGGAACACTCGACACTAAATTGCATCATCTGAGGTGTATAGGCTAACTTGTGTAACATAGATAGTTAGGTGTTCATCAGGGTTCGTGGAGCCATCATACTTTGCCAATGAGGGGCATTTCCAATTAGCCGACAAGAAGGTATTCATTATCGGATATGTGAAAGGTTAATTGATGATGTCACTGGAAGCACTCACAAGCAAACCGGCTCCTCTTATGTAGCTCCAAAACTTTCATTATGGCTCTTATAGGGTGCTTGCTTGTTTATTCCTACTAAACTAGTCGGCGCAGATTCGATGGATATCTCTTCAATTTTTAATCTTTGTTTCATACGGATATTCTAGGCCTATAATGCCTCTATTTCCTTGTACTCTTCCTTTTCAAGGTTTCCAACTCCAATCGGAGTTCATTCAGCAATAACATTGGATTACCATAGTTCTCTCTTGTCCTCTCCAACTAGGGTATCCCTGAACTTGCTCTCCCTCTTGTGGCTACCATGGTACAAAATCCTACACGACCTTATGGTGGGTGCCAAAAATGTCCTTACAAAAGGACCTATATAAGACTTGAACTCATACGTTTTCCCTTACAGATACCATCAACAAAGTCTTTTCCTCCTATTTTTCAAGTTCATTAATTtttgtaacaatttttttagtttataattgGCTTTCATTCCACTATTTAAGCATGGGTTTTTAGACCTCTCAACTTTTCTTTCAAGACATATCCCCTTACCTTCCACTTAACTAACTTACCAAGCCTCCTTTACAAAATAATTGAACTTTTTATATGCAAATCATGAATCCAACGCTCTAAAAGGTTTCGGTCTCCTGTGTTGAACTTTTGACCTTGATGCTACAATGGTGATaaatattggtatttaaaatgAATTGCATACTATCATTCCAACCATTTAGATGATATTAGCATCCTATCAATTCTGCTTTTTGTCCTGCCATTTTATCTGTACCATCTAAAGATCCACCCACTAGAGATAGATCATCCACTTTCATGTTTTAGTAAACTCATTAAAACTCTTCATCTCCTTCTTATCATATTTCTCTCACAGTTGAAATATGCAATCAAACTCATAATTACAATCATTTATCTCTTTCCTTCGtcttaaaaatatgaaatgccATAATTTATGTTCCcacaaaaaatatttcaaatgaaattcatttaatcaatataattgattatgttgttATATACGATCGATGATCAATTCTCCAAAAAATTTCTCATCTCTCTCCATGAAAACCACTtacattccttttttttttctagtttctaTCCTCCCATCTTTCCGTTGCACAATCCAAaagaagtagaaaaaaaaataatgtttgatGAAGgtgagagagagggagagattGGAAATTGTGTTGGGTACAATGGTGTGTGTGAGCGTGGAAAGGAAAGGGCCTCATGTTTTGATTTCGACCACAACATTAGATTTGAGGATGTAACAGACAACACAACCTATCTAATAAATGCATCTACCTGTTCTTATTGCTTCtcctttttttcattcttttcctTCCACGTGTCCTTAAAGTGTGACTCTTATCTCTTCCTTTTTTAACACACATATCTTTTCTTTCAAGCTTTTCTTCAACCTTCTTTGGAACACAATGTACACCAACTTGTCAACAATTTTGGATTCTTGAAACTTATCCTCTTTTTGTGAGGGCCTGGGTGGGATCCAACACATTATGGATggagttattatttttttattgctttaattaagtttttctaaaattaaaaataatattgttttaattCTTAAACACTAAATTTGAgagattaaataaatttttaggaGTTTTGGGTTTGGATTAAAATTTAGTTACATTAGTATTTTAAGGATTAACGTTAgattttattcaattttgaaaagaaaaaaattcatttgAGAGATATCGTTATCTAAAGAATTAAAAGGACATATTTAAACCGTTTTAACTTGACGACAATTATGTACATGTTCTTAAGAAAATCACTATTGTCTTTTTTTTAAACTGTCTATAAGATTATGaactatattaaaataaaataaaacattgaatattggtctcttttcttcttctatttgAAAGTGGTGAATAACTATTATTCACTCCGTAAAATACGCCACTATGGCAAGTCTTAAAGTCTATTACGAACtccaaaaaaaatcattggTTATATTATGCTCGACTTAGAGTATTATTTATGTAGTGAAAcctttagaaaatattatattgagCTTTAAAGTCAAAGAGTTAGGCGATTTTtgctttattgctttcttaatatatttatttattgggAGTCCACTCAGTTCGCGTAAAGGtggaaattttatattttttttaaaatatgaataactTAATTCACATAAATAATGGGTTAGAGGGATTCGAGTTAGATTAGAGATGGGTTGATTGTAAGTTGTAACTCACCAATAACCatcatttatctttttttaattataattaactatgtaggttaatatttttttatacttaagttttgtttgattgtgtttaaatttttgagatacttaatttatttgtttatctaactatataaattaatattttaatttgtgtttACTGCTTTTATAATAGTATTTTCAAATTATGGTTAATACTTTGTAAAATAGGTGAacacattaattatattattgtaaATAGATAGATCGAGttaatcacttttttttaatagaattatattaaataagttgagagaaaaatatatttaagtggATCGAGTTGAATTACAAAAAAATGtatatcaatataaaataaactacattaaattaacttatttttaactCAATTCATAATGAGTCAATTTATATAAGTCGGATTTGACCCTTCATTAAAATATGTTCTTTAgagttattatattaaatttcaaaattaaaaaagttaggCTTTCTTTGTTTTACTTATTGGacttttctatttatatgtttatacaataaacattattttcttttttaaagaaaaactcatacttatatatatatatatatatatatatataacatgttGCCAAATATAGGGTCAACAACATATTGCGAAAGCAAgtttttcatatatattaagCCAAAAGTAACATGTCTTCCAAACCAAATTCACTTAGTGGCATGTGAAAAATAAATGGGAAACAATCATCATATTCCAAA includes:
- the LOC137834109 gene encoding uncharacterized protein, which translates into the protein MKIFMESIDSCIWEVVVHGPFVPMQVVKDETLAKPRSEWNESEKKKAQYDLVAKNIITSALTMNEFFKISQCNSDKEMWEVLKVTHEGTDDVKRSRKHSLIQEYELFRMQPEENIADVQKRFTHIVNHLTGLGKVFDKEDLNIKVLKCLDRS